AGTACGTCTCGTACAGCCCCGACGGCAAGACGTTCGGCGAGGGCAACCTCTACGGGCTGCCGCAGGTCGGCGAGGTCGTGGGCATCTACTACGACAAGAAGGTGCTCGCCGACGCCGGCGTGACCGCGCCGACGACGTGGGCCGACTTCGAGACCTCGCTCGCGACCCTGAAGGGCAAGAACCAGGTGCCGCTCATGCTCGGCAACCTCGAGAAGTGGCCGGCGATCCACGTCTTCGGCACCATCCAGGGCCGCACGACGCCCGCCGACCAGATCCGCGAGCTCGCGTTCGGCCGACAGGGCCCGACGTGGAACACCCCGGAGAACACGAAGGCCGCCCAGACGCTCGTCGACTGGGTCGACAAGGGCTACCTCAACCCCGGCTTCAACGGCGAGGACTACGACCCCGCGTGGCAGGCGTTCAGCAAGGGCACCGGTGCGTACCTCATCGCCGGCACGTGGCTGCAGGCCGACCTGCAGAAGGCCATGGGCGAGAACGTCGGCTTCATGCTGCCCCCCGGTGACACCGCCGACGCCAAGCCCGTCGCGACCGGCGGCACCGGGCTGCCCTTCTCGATCACGAGCAAGAGCAAGAACCCCGACGCGGCCGCCGCGTACATCAACTTCATCACCAACGCCAAGGCGTCCGCGGTGCTCGCGACGACCGGCAACCTGCCCCTCGCCGACACGGCGGAGCAGCAGAGCGCCGGTCTGCAGAAGGACGTCTTCACCAGCTTCGCCAAGGCGGTCGACGGCGACGGGCTCGTGCCCTACCTCGACTACGCGACGCCGACCATGCCCGACACGCTCGGCGCCGCGCTGCAGGACCTGCTGGCCAAGAAGGCGACACCCGAGCAGTTCCTCGCGACGGTCGAGAAGGACCGCAGCGCCTTCGTCGCGAAGAACGGCTGAGTGGCCCTCGGGGCGGGCGTCGGCGTCCGCGCCGGCACGGGCACCGACACCGAGCGGGGCGCCGCCACGGTCGCCCGTGGCGGCGGCCGACGCCTGCGCCGCGGGCGGGTCCCGCTGTCGCACGCGCCGGGCGAGCCGCGACGCATCGCGTACCTGTACCTGCTGCCCGCCTTCCTCGTCTACGCCGCGTTCCTGCTCTACCCGCTCGTGCGTGCGGTGCAGATCTCGTTCTACGACTGGGACGGGCTGACCCTCGCGTCGTGGGTCGGCTTCCAGAACTACGCCGACGTGCTCGCCGACGAGGGCCTGCGCGCCGCCTTCGGCCACGCCCTCGTGCTCATCGGCTTCTTCGCCGTGCTGCCGACGGTCGTCGGTCTCGTGCTCGCCTCGATCCTCAACCGGGCGCGGGTGCGGGGCCTGCCGTTCTTCCGCACCGTTGTCTTCCTGCCGCAGGTCATCGCCATGGTCGTCGTCGCGGTGGCCTGGCGCCGCATCTTCGCCCCCGACGGGGGCCTCAACAGCCTGCTGGATGCCGTGGGGCTCGGTTCGCTGGGCCGCGCGTGGCTCGGCGACTACGGCACCGCGTTGCCCGCCATC
This is a stretch of genomic DNA from Terracoccus luteus. It encodes these proteins:
- a CDS encoding carbohydrate ABC transporter permease — encoded protein: MAYLYLLPAFLVYAAFLLYPLVRAVQISFYDWDGLTLASWVGFQNYADVLADEGLRAAFGHALVLIGFFAVLPTVVGLVLASILNRARVRGLPFFRTVVFLPQVIAMVVVAVAWRRIFAPDGGLNSLLDAVGLGSLGRAWLGDYGTALPAIGFVGTWFETGLVTILLLAGMGRINPELYEAARLDGAGPVREFLAVTLPSVRGEISVALTLTVIAALRTFDLVYVTTRGGPGTTTSVPSYEVYNRAFQLGQVGSAAAIGVCLTVLIFAISFVITRIGDRGDS
- a CDS encoding extracellular solute-binding protein, yielding MTRSRLATLTAGALGVVVLAACTPGSNTASTPAPTVSSVNTDAAKLGNVTLTIWDQEVRGGQAAQMQKLNDEFQKAYPNIKIKRVSRSFDDLKTTLRLALSGNEPPDVVEANNGRSDMGEFVKAGQLLPLDKWAEAYGWNERYPASVRQYVSYSPDGKTFGEGNLYGLPQVGEVVGIYYDKKVLADAGVTAPTTWADFETSLATLKGKNQVPLMLGNLEKWPAIHVFGTIQGRTTPADQIRELAFGRQGPTWNTPENTKAAQTLVDWVDKGYLNPGFNGEDYDPAWQAFSKGTGAYLIAGTWLQADLQKAMGENVGFMLPPGDTADAKPVATGGTGLPFSITSKSKNPDAAAAYINFITNAKASAVLATTGNLPLADTAEQQSAGLQKDVFTSFAKAVDGDGLVPYLDYATPTMPDTLGAALQDLLAKKATPEQFLATVEKDRSAFVAKNG